From Paracoccus aminovorans, one genomic window encodes:
- a CDS encoding (deoxy)nucleoside triphosphate pyrophosphohydrolase has product MKIILVAAVALIDADGRVLLAQRPEGKSLAGLWEFPGGKVEPGETPEAALIRELHEELGIDTWSSCLAPLTFASHAYEDFHLLMPLFACRRWQGVPAPQEGQRLAWSRAADLHKYPMPPADLPLIPILRDWL; this is encoded by the coding sequence ATGAAGATCATCCTTGTCGCGGCCGTGGCGTTGATCGACGCCGACGGCCGCGTGCTTCTGGCGCAGCGCCCCGAGGGCAAGTCCCTCGCGGGCCTGTGGGAATTCCCCGGCGGCAAGGTCGAGCCGGGCGAAACCCCCGAGGCCGCGCTGATCCGCGAGCTGCACGAGGAACTGGGCATCGACACCTGGTCCTCGTGCCTGGCGCCTCTGACCTTCGCCAGTCACGCCTATGAGGATTTCCACCTGCTGATGCCGCTGTTCGCCTGCCGGCGCTGGCAGGGGGTGCCGGCGCCGCAAGAGGGCCAGCGGCTGGCCTGGTCGCGCGCCGCCGACCTGCACAAATACCCGATGCCGCCCGCCGATCTGCCGCTGATTCCGATCCTGCGCGACTGGCTTTAA
- the infB gene encoding translation initiation factor IF-2 codes for MSDTDGKKPLGLGGGSGRSGQVKQSFSHGRTHNVAVEVKRKRVITPAKPGAAAGGGRSGSPSAVSGDPSKRPAGISDAEMERRMAALRAAKAREVEEAAQRIADEKAREEERERRRLELEAKEREEREREEALRLKAEEDERRAREAELREKKKAEVTKPKADARPASPADRAAAEAAAARAETKGVSATAPRKTERDRDTRGPADDRDNRNKGRDDSRRTGKLSLSQALAGEGGRQRSLAAMKRKQEKARQKAMGGHQRAEKQVRDVQLPETIVVSELANRMAERVADVIKSLMKMGMMVTANQSIDADTAELVIEEFGHHAVRVSDADVEQVIDQVEDKPEDLKPRAPIITIMGHVDHGKTSLLDAIRHANVVSGEAGGITQHIGAYQVKASNGALLTFLDTPGHAAFTSMRARGAQVTDIVVLVVAADDAVMPQTVEAINHAKAAKVPMIVAINKIDKPTADPQKVRTALLQHEVVVEAMSGDVQDVEVSAKTGQGLDQLLEAIALQAEILELKANPDRPAQGAVIEAQLDIGRGPVATVLVQNGTLKRGDIFVVGEQWGKVRALINDKGDRVDEAGPSVPVEVLGLNGTPEAGDVLNVVSTEAQAREIADYREQAAKDKRAAAGAAITLDQMLAKAKADESVAELPVVVKADVQGSAEAIVQALEKIGNDEVRVRVLHYGVGAITESDIGLAEASRAPVIGFNVRANAPARNAANQKGVEIRYYSIIYDLVDDIKAAASGLLSAEVRENFIGYAEIREVFRVTGVGNVAGCLVTEGVARRSAGVRLLRDNVVIHEGTLKTLKRFKDEVKEVQSGQECGMAFENYDDIRKGDVIEIFEREEVQRQL; via the coding sequence ATGAGCGATACTGACGGAAAGAAACCCCTGGGTCTTGGTGGCGGCTCTGGTCGTTCGGGCCAGGTGAAGCAAAGCTTCAGCCACGGCCGGACCCATAACGTCGCGGTCGAGGTCAAGCGCAAGCGTGTCATCACGCCGGCCAAGCCCGGCGCGGCGGCGGGCGGCGGGCGCTCGGGATCGCCCTCGGCCGTGTCGGGCGACCCGTCGAAGCGCCCGGCCGGGATCTCGGATGCCGAAATGGAACGGCGCATGGCCGCGCTGCGCGCCGCCAAGGCCCGCGAGGTCGAGGAAGCCGCCCAGCGCATCGCCGATGAAAAGGCCCGCGAGGAAGAGCGCGAGCGTCGCCGCCTTGAGCTGGAAGCCAAGGAGCGCGAGGAACGCGAGCGCGAGGAAGCCCTGCGCCTGAAGGCCGAGGAAGACGAGCGCCGCGCCCGCGAGGCCGAGTTGCGCGAGAAGAAGAAGGCCGAGGTCACCAAGCCCAAGGCCGATGCGCGCCCCGCGTCTCCGGCCGACCGCGCCGCCGCCGAGGCCGCCGCAGCGCGTGCCGAGACCAAGGGCGTCAGCGCCACCGCGCCGCGCAAGACGGAACGCGACCGCGACACCCGCGGCCCGGCCGACGACCGCGACAACCGCAACAAGGGCCGCGACGACAGCCGCCGCACCGGCAAGCTGTCGCTGAGCCAGGCCCTTGCCGGCGAAGGCGGGCGCCAGCGCTCGCTGGCCGCGATGAAGCGCAAGCAGGAAAAGGCCCGGCAAAAGGCCATGGGCGGCCATCAGCGCGCCGAAAAGCAGGTGCGCGACGTGCAGCTGCCCGAGACCATCGTGGTTTCGGAACTGGCGAACCGCATGGCCGAACGGGTCGCGGATGTCATCAAGTCGCTGATGAAGATGGGCATGATGGTCACCGCCAACCAGTCCATCGATGCCGACACCGCCGAACTGGTGATCGAAGAATTCGGCCATCACGCCGTCCGCGTCTCGGACGCCGACGTCGAGCAGGTCATCGACCAGGTCGAGGACAAGCCCGAGGACCTGAAGCCCCGCGCGCCGATCATCACCATCATGGGCCATGTCGACCACGGCAAGACCTCGCTTCTGGACGCGATCCGTCACGCCAATGTGGTGTCGGGCGAGGCCGGGGGCATCACCCAGCATATCGGCGCCTATCAGGTGAAAGCCTCGAACGGCGCGCTGCTGACCTTCCTCGACACGCCCGGCCACGCGGCGTTCACCTCGATGCGGGCCCGCGGCGCGCAGGTGACGGACATCGTCGTGCTGGTGGTGGCGGCGGATGACGCCGTGATGCCGCAGACGGTCGAGGCGATCAACCACGCCAAGGCCGCCAAGGTGCCGATGATCGTGGCGATCAACAAGATCGACAAGCCCACCGCCGACCCGCAGAAGGTCCGCACGGCCCTGCTGCAGCACGAAGTCGTGGTCGAGGCCATGTCCGGCGATGTGCAGGATGTCGAGGTTTCGGCCAAGACCGGCCAGGGCCTGGACCAGCTGCTGGAAGCCATCGCGCTGCAGGCCGAGATCCTGGAGCTGAAGGCCAACCCCGACCGTCCGGCGCAAGGCGCGGTGATCGAGGCCCAGCTGGACATCGGCCGCGGCCCGGTCGCGACCGTGCTGGTGCAGAACGGCACGCTGAAGCGTGGCGACATCTTTGTCGTCGGCGAACAGTGGGGCAAGGTCCGGGCACTGATCAACGACAAGGGCGACCGCGTCGACGAAGCCGGACCCTCGGTTCCGGTCGAGGTGCTGGGCCTGAACGGCACGCCCGAAGCCGGCGACGTGCTGAACGTGGTCTCGACCGAGGCGCAGGCGCGCGAAATCGCGGATTACCGCGAGCAGGCCGCCAAGGACAAGCGCGCCGCCGCCGGTGCCGCGATCACGCTGGACCAGATGCTGGCCAAGGCCAAGGCCGACGAGAGCGTCGCCGAACTGCCGGTGGTGGTAAAGGCGGACGTGCAGGGCTCGGCCGAGGCCATCGTCCAGGCGCTGGAAAAGATCGGCAACGACGAGGTGCGCGTGCGCGTGCTGCATTACGGCGTCGGCGCGATCACCGAATCGGACATCGGCCTGGCCGAGGCCTCGCGGGCGCCGGTCATCGGCTTCAACGTCCGGGCCAACGCCCCGGCGCGGAACGCCGCCAACCAGAAGGGGGTCGAGATCCGCTATTACTCGATCATCTACGACCTGGTGGACGACATCAAGGCGGCGGCCTCGGGCCTGCTGTCGGCCGAGGTGCGCGAGAACTTCATCGGCTATGCCGAGATCCGCGAAGTCTTCCGCGTCACCGGCGTCGGCAATGTCGCCGGCTGCCTGGTGACCGAGGGCGTGGCCCGGCGTTCGGCCGGCGTGCGTCTGCTGCGCGACAACGTGGTGATCCACGAAGGCACGCTGAAGACGCTGAAGCGCTTCAAGGACGAGGTCAAGGAGGTGCAGTCCGGCCAGGAATGCGGCATGGCCTTCGAGAACTACGACGACATCCGCAAGGGCGACGTCATCGAGATCTTCGAGCGCGAGGAAGTGCAGCGCCAGCTGTAG
- a CDS encoding RNA-binding protein: MTRGGRIKDRETPERRCIVTGEVQPKAGLIRFVAGPDAEVVPDLAEKLPGRGFWVLADRQALDKAAAKGLFSRGAKARVTAPPELMAMIETGLAKRVTDTLSLARKAGLAVAGFEKVKDWLAGGRAKVLLQASDGSDRGKGKLWTPPGGRWFGCMTAAELGLSFGRDHVIHSALAPGGLTEKLIRDASRLTGLRGHDGGNAATGKE; the protein is encoded by the coding sequence ATGACACGCGGGGGCCGTATCAAGGACCGCGAGACGCCCGAACGGCGCTGCATCGTCACGGGCGAAGTCCAGCCGAAGGCTGGGCTCATCCGCTTTGTCGCGGGCCCCGATGCCGAAGTCGTGCCGGACCTGGCGGAAAAGCTGCCGGGGCGCGGCTTCTGGGTCTTGGCCGACCGGCAGGCGCTGGACAAGGCGGCTGCCAAGGGACTGTTTTCGCGCGGCGCCAAGGCGCGCGTGACGGCGCCGCCCGAGCTTATGGCGATGATCGAGACGGGGCTGGCGAAACGGGTGACCGACACGCTGTCCCTGGCCCGAAAGGCCGGGCTCGCGGTGGCGGGATTCGAGAAGGTCAAGGACTGGCTGGCCGGCGGCAGGGCAAAGGTGCTGCTGCAGGCCAGCGACGGGTCGGACCGGGGCAAGGGAAAGCTGTGGACTCCGCCCGGGGGACGCTGGTTCGGCTGCATGACCGCAGCAGAATTGGGTTTGTCCTTTGGGCGCGATCATGTCATACACAGCGCGCTTGCGCCGGGGGGCCTGACCGAAAAATTGATCAGGGACGCGAGCAGACTGACGGGTCTGCGCGGGCATGACGGTGGCAATGCGGCCACCGGGAAGGAATGA
- the nusA gene encoding transcription termination factor NusA, with the protein MAITSANQLELLQTAEAVAREKMIDPDLVIEAMEDSLARAAKSRYGSEMDIRVHIDRKTGNATFTRARTVVEDEEVENYQAQFTADQARAYFEPSKNGNAHWLRDGQVLTDFAGKPQPGDVFQEQVPPVDLGRIAAQSAKQVILQRVREAERDRQYEEFKDRAGTIINGVVKREEYGNIIVDVGRGEAILRRNEKIGRESYRPNDRIRAYVKDVRREARGPQIFLSRTDPQFMAELFKMEVPEIYDGVIEIKACARDPGSRAKIAVISYDNSIDPVGACVGMRGSRVQAVVGELQGEKIDIIPWSEDQATFLVNALQPAEVAKVVFDEDATRIEVVVPDEQLSLAIGRRGQNVRLASQLTGLDIDILTEEEESKRRQAEFNARTKLFMDALDLDEFFAQLLVAEGFTNLEEVAYVDLDELLSIDGVDESTAEELQTRAREHLEAANKAALENARALGAEDSLIEFEGITPQMAEALAKDGVKTLEDFATCADWELAGGWTTQNGQRVKDDGLLEPFGVSLEDAQNLVMTARVMLGWVDPTELESAEAGAGEEEQEAGV; encoded by the coding sequence ATGGCCATCACCTCTGCCAACCAGCTTGAACTGCTGCAAACCGCCGAGGCTGTCGCGCGCGAGAAGATGATCGACCCCGATCTGGTGATCGAGGCGATGGAGGACAGCCTGGCCCGAGCCGCCAAGTCCCGCTATGGCAGCGAGATGGACATCCGCGTCCATATCGACCGCAAGACCGGCAACGCCACCTTCACCCGCGCCCGCACCGTGGTCGAGGACGAAGAGGTCGAAAACTACCAGGCGCAATTCACCGCCGACCAGGCCCGCGCCTATTTCGAGCCCTCGAAGAACGGCAATGCGCATTGGCTGCGCGACGGCCAGGTGCTGACCGATTTCGCCGGCAAGCCGCAGCCGGGCGACGTGTTCCAGGAACAGGTGCCGCCGGTCGATCTGGGCCGCATCGCCGCGCAATCGGCGAAACAGGTCATCCTGCAGCGCGTCCGCGAGGCCGAGCGCGACCGCCAGTACGAGGAATTCAAGGACCGCGCCGGCACCATCATCAACGGCGTCGTCAAGCGCGAGGAATACGGCAACATCATCGTGGACGTGGGCCGTGGCGAGGCCATCCTGCGCCGCAACGAAAAGATCGGCCGCGAGAGCTATCGCCCGAACGACCGCATCCGTGCCTATGTCAAGGACGTGCGCCGCGAGGCGCGCGGCCCGCAGATCTTCCTGTCGCGCACCGATCCGCAGTTCATGGCCGAGCTCTTCAAGATGGAAGTGCCGGAAATCTATGACGGCGTGATCGAGATCAAGGCCTGCGCCCGCGATCCGGGGTCGCGCGCCAAGATCGCCGTGATCTCCTACGACAACTCGATCGACCCGGTCGGCGCCTGCGTCGGCATGCGCGGCAGCCGCGTGCAAGCCGTCGTCGGTGAATTGCAGGGCGAAAAGATCGACATCATCCCGTGGTCCGAGGATCAGGCGACCTTCCTGGTGAACGCGCTGCAACCGGCCGAGGTGGCGAAGGTCGTCTTCGACGAGGACGCGACCCGCATCGAGGTGGTGGTGCCGGACGAGCAGCTGTCGCTGGCCATCGGCCGTCGCGGCCAGAACGTGCGGCTGGCCAGCCAGTTGACGGGCCTCGACATCGACATCCTCACCGAGGAAGAGGAATCGAAACGCCGGCAGGCCGAGTTCAACGCCCGAACCAAGCTGTTCATGGATGCGCTGGACCTGGACGAGTTCTTTGCCCAACTGCTGGTGGCCGAAGGCTTCACCAACCTGGAAGAGGTCGCCTATGTCGATCTGGACGAGCTTCTGTCCATCGACGGCGTGGACGAATCGACTGCCGAGGAATTGCAGACCCGCGCCCGCGAGCATCTGGAGGCGGCGAACAAGGCCGCGCTGGAAAACGCCCGCGCTTTGGGTGCCGAGGACAGCCTGATCGAATTCGAGGGCATCACGCCGCAGATGGCCGAGGCGCTGGCCAAGGACGGCGTCAAGACCCTGGAAGACTTCGCCACCTGCGCCGACTGGGAACTGGCCGGCGGCTGGACCACGCAGAACGGCCAGCGCGTCAAGGACGACGGGCTGCTGGAGCCCTTCGGCGTCAGCCTGGAGGATGCGCAGAACCTGGTGATGACCGCGCGCGTCATGCTGGGCTGGGTCGATCCGACCGAGCTGGAATCGGCCGAGGCCGGCGCCGGCGAAGAAGAACAGGAGGCCGGGGTGTAA
- the rimP gene encoding ribosome maturation factor RimP codes for MSDLIAKTAIDRRLAEIISPVIEDLGFELVRIRLQGGKTATLQIMADRPEGGINVDDCADISTAVSAILDVEDPIEDNYYLEVSSPGIDRPLTRLKDFATFEGYEARLETNQPIDGRKRFKGVLAGVEGDEVLLNIEEAGEEQTIGLNFDWLSDAKLVLTDELIAEMLRQKKDAGVQIDNLDETAFDEIETEAGEDNAAAKE; via the coding sequence ATGTCCGACCTCATCGCCAAGACCGCCATCGACCGGCGCCTGGCCGAGATCATCTCTCCGGTGATCGAGGATCTGGGCTTCGAACTGGTCCGCATCCGCCTGCAAGGCGGCAAGACCGCCACCTTGCAGATCATGGCCGACCGCCCCGAAGGCGGCATCAATGTCGACGATTGCGCCGACATCTCGACCGCCGTCAGCGCCATCCTCGACGTCGAGGATCCGATCGAGGACAACTATTATCTGGAGGTCAGCAGCCCCGGCATCGACCGCCCGCTGACCCGGCTGAAGGATTTCGCGACCTTCGAGGGCTATGAGGCGCGGCTGGAAACCAACCAGCCCATCGACGGCCGCAAGCGCTTCAAGGGCGTGCTGGCCGGGGTCGAGGGCGACGAGGTGCTGCTGAACATCGAGGAAGCCGGCGAGGAACAGACCATCGGGCTGAACTTCGACTGGCTCTCGGACGCGAAACTGGTTCTGACCGACGAATTGATTGCCGAGATGCTGCGGCAGAAAAAGGACGCGGGCGTGCAGATCGACAATCTGGACGAAACCGCTTTTGACGAGATTGAAACGGAAGCCGGCGAAGACAACGCCGCCGCGAAGGAGTGA
- the tspO gene encoding tryptophan-rich sensory protein TspO translates to MTFLIFLFACAAAGATGIFFQPGSWYAGLQKPGFTPPGWVFPVAWTTLYVLIAWSAARLAGLPGAGTVLALWALQIALNTLWTPVFFGAHRLGAAMLILAALWLVVAVLMVMAWRLDRLAGALLLPYLAWLTLAGTLNFSIWQNNPGTTG, encoded by the coding sequence ATGACCTTCCTGATCTTCCTTTTCGCTTGCGCCGCCGCCGGGGCGACCGGGATCTTTTTCCAGCCCGGCAGCTGGTATGCCGGGTTGCAGAAGCCCGGCTTCACCCCGCCCGGCTGGGTGTTTCCCGTCGCCTGGACCACGCTCTATGTCCTGATCGCCTGGTCGGCGGCGCGGCTGGCCGGGCTGCCCGGCGCCGGGACGGTGCTGGCGCTGTGGGCCTTGCAGATCGCGTTGAATACGCTGTGGACACCGGTCTTTTTCGGCGCGCATCGGCTGGGCGCGGCCATGCTGATCCTGGCGGCGCTGTGGCTGGTCGTGGCGGTGCTGATGGTCATGGCCTGGCGGCTGGACCGGTTGGCGGGGGCGCTTCTGCTGCCCTATCTGGCCTGGCTGACGCTGGCCGGAACGCTGAATTTCAGCATCTGGCAGAACAACCCGGGCACGACCGGATAA
- the pip gene encoding prolyl aminopeptidase translates to MDRLAGQIGGMPSHGRLHPMVEPFDRRMVEVGDGHRLHVEQSGNPQGVPVIVLHGGPGGGCSPFMRRFFDPAHYRAVLFDQRGCGRSEPHASVEANTTQHLIADIERIRRELGIGRAILFGGSWGATLALAYAQAHPEAVLALALRGVFLGRRSELDWFYGGGVARFFPDRWAEFQAPIPEAERGDMIAAYHKRLFGGDRGQESRYALPWLVWENALAGLEISGPGHAPPDYARAFARLENHYFVNGCFLDEGQLLRDRARIAHIPAVIVQGRYDMVCPPASAWELAEGWDRAELRMVPASGHALSEPRIAAELVRVMDGWRDAAREGGRA, encoded by the coding sequence ATGGACAGATTGGCAGGGCAAATCGGCGGCATGCCGTCGCATGGCAGGTTGCACCCGATGGTCGAGCCCTTCGACCGCCGCATGGTCGAGGTCGGCGACGGCCACCGCCTGCATGTCGAGCAAAGCGGCAATCCGCAGGGCGTGCCGGTCATCGTCCTGCATGGCGGCCCGGGCGGCGGTTGCAGCCCGTTCATGCGCCGCTTTTTCGATCCGGCGCATTACCGGGCGGTGCTGTTCGACCAGCGCGGCTGCGGCCGGTCCGAGCCGCATGCCTCGGTCGAGGCCAATACCACCCAGCATCTGATCGCCGACATCGAGCGGATCCGGCGCGAGCTGGGCATCGGCCGCGCGATCCTGTTCGGCGGCAGCTGGGGCGCGACCCTGGCGCTGGCCTATGCCCAGGCGCATCCCGAAGCGGTCTTAGCGCTGGCGCTGCGCGGCGTCTTCCTGGGCCGGCGCAGCGAGCTCGACTGGTTCTATGGCGGCGGCGTCGCGCGCTTCTTTCCCGACCGCTGGGCCGAGTTCCAGGCCCCGATCCCCGAGGCCGAGCGTGGCGACATGATCGCCGCCTATCACAAACGGCTGTTCGGCGGCGACCGCGGCCAGGAAAGCCGCTATGCCCTGCCCTGGCTGGTCTGGGAAAACGCCCTGGCGGGGTTGGAGATCAGCGGTCCCGGCCATGCGCCGCCGGACTATGCCCGCGCCTTTGCCAGGCTGGAAAACCATTATTTCGTCAACGGCTGCTTCCTGGACGAGGGCCAGCTGCTGCGCGACCGCGCCCGCATCGCGCATATCCCGGCGGTGATCGTGCAGGGCCGCTATGACATGGTCTGCCCGCCCGCCAGCGCCTGGGAACTGGCCGAGGGCTGGGACCGCGCCGAGTTGCGCATGGTGCCCGCCTCGGGCCACGCGCTGAGCGAGCCGCGAATCGCCGCGGAACTGGTGCGGGTCATGGATGGTTGGCGAGATGCGGCCCGCGAGGGTGGCCGCGCCTGA
- the ubiG gene encoding bifunctional 2-polyprenyl-6-hydroxyphenol methylase/3-demethylubiquinol 3-O-methyltransferase UbiG, translating to MTERAAPSSIDPAEVAKFQAMAREWWDPQGKFKPLHMLNPTRLDYVTRQIAAQFGRDLAAPRPFQRLTLLDIGCGGGLMAEPMARLGATVTGADAAEGNIAVASLHAQEQCLPIDYRATTAEALAAEGLAYDVVMALEIVEHVAEPSEFITTCRDLIRPGGMLIQSTLNRTARSFAAAIVGAEWVMRWLPKGTHDWRRFITPDELAQMTEASGLSVVDRCGMVFNPLGWSWSLSHRDLSVNYAMTALRPA from the coding sequence ATGACCGAAAGAGCAGCCCCCAGCAGCATCGACCCCGCCGAGGTCGCCAAGTTCCAGGCCATGGCGCGGGAATGGTGGGATCCGCAGGGCAAGTTCAAGCCGCTGCACATGCTCAACCCGACCCGGCTGGACTATGTCACCCGCCAGATCGCGGCGCAATTCGGCCGCGACCTGGCGGCGCCGCGGCCGTTCCAGAGGCTGACGCTGCTCGACATCGGCTGCGGCGGCGGGCTGATGGCCGAGCCGATGGCGCGGCTGGGCGCCACCGTGACCGGTGCCGATGCGGCGGAAGGCAACATCGCCGTCGCCAGCCTGCATGCGCAGGAGCAATGCCTGCCCATCGACTACCGCGCCACCACGGCCGAGGCGCTGGCGGCCGAGGGCCTGGCCTATGACGTGGTCATGGCGCTGGAGATCGTCGAACATGTCGCCGAGCCCTCCGAATTTATCACCACCTGCCGCGACCTGATTCGGCCCGGCGGCATGCTGATCCAGTCCACGCTGAACCGCACCGCCCGCAGCTTCGCGGCGGCCATCGTCGGCGCGGAATGGGTGATGCGCTGGCTGCCCAAGGGCACGCACGACTGGCGCCGCTTCATCACCCCGGACGAGCTGGCGCAGATGACCGAAGCCTCCGGCCTGAGCGTCGTCGACCGCTGCGGCATGGTCTTCAACCCGCTGGGCTGGAGCTGGTCGCTGTCGCATCGCGACCTCTCGGTCAATTACGCGATGACCGCCCTGCGCCCGGCCTGA
- a CDS encoding MarR family winged helix-turn-helix transcriptional regulator, translating to MIDNTHDSPHAQAEASADALAASLFSEVFIADQLARDLIGKALPKGMQISHFSVLNLLAHLNVERTPAELAEAFHVTRGAMTNTLSRLEWAGHIHIRPDWDDARRKFVAISPAGRAARDAALAAFMPRIADVVRDVGADRVRAALPVLRMLRKQLEGTLRHETRSATR from the coding sequence ATGATCGACAACACCCACGACAGCCCGCACGCGCAGGCCGAAGCCTCGGCCGATGCGCTGGCGGCAAGCCTGTTTTCCGAGGTGTTCATCGCCGACCAGCTGGCGCGCGACCTGATCGGCAAGGCGCTGCCCAAGGGCATGCAGATCTCGCATTTCTCGGTGCTGAACCTGCTGGCGCATCTGAACGTCGAGCGCACGCCGGCGGAACTGGCCGAGGCGTTCCACGTCACCCGCGGCGCCATGACCAACACGCTGTCGCGGCTGGAATGGGCCGGGCATATCCATATCCGCCCGGACTGGGACGATGCGCGGCGCAAGTTCGTGGCGATCAGCCCGGCGGGGCGCGCGGCGCGGGACGCCGCTCTGGCCGCCTTCATGCCGCGAATCGCCGATGTCGTGCGCGATGTCGGCGCCGACCGGGTCCGCGCGGCGCTGCCGGTGCTGCGCATGCTGCGCAAGCAGCTGGAAGGGACGCTGCGTCACGAAACCCGCAGCGCAACGCGCTGA
- a CDS encoding carbon-nitrogen hydrolase family protein, protein MSGGLVAGLVQLCVSDDPVRNLPITRGLIREAARGGAGWVLTPEATNLLGASRELQDRILHVEAEDPTLAALREDARDLGIWLLIGSLSLKTGDPAETRFANRSFLIAPDGAIRSRYDKLHMFDVTVSDSESYRESAAFRPGTRAVLAEGPLPVGMTICYDLRFPYLYRALAQAGAEVLTVPAAFNDTTGAAHWKVLLRARAIETGCFVLAPAQCGTHVAHLESGRRPRRSHGHSLAVGPWGEVLADGGSEPGVTFVTLDRKAVLGARSRIPSLTHDQGFSGP, encoded by the coding sequence ATGAGCGGCGGGCTGGTCGCGGGTCTGGTGCAGCTGTGCGTCTCGGACGACCCCGTGCGCAATCTGCCCATCACCCGCGGCCTGATCCGCGAGGCCGCCCGGGGCGGCGCCGGCTGGGTATTGACGCCCGAGGCGACCAACCTGCTGGGCGCCAGCCGCGAGCTGCAGGACCGCATCCTGCATGTCGAGGCCGAGGACCCGACGCTGGCCGCGCTGCGCGAAGATGCGCGGGATCTGGGGATCTGGCTGCTGATCGGCTCGCTGTCGCTGAAGACCGGCGACCCGGCCGAGACCCGCTTCGCCAATCGCAGCTTCCTGATCGCGCCCGACGGTGCCATCCGGTCGCGTTATGACAAGCTGCACATGTTCGACGTGACGGTCTCGGACAGCGAATCCTATCGCGAATCGGCGGCCTTCCGGCCCGGCACCCGCGCCGTGCTGGCCGAGGGGCCGCTGCCGGTCGGCATGACCATCTGCTACGACCTGCGCTTTCCCTATCTCTACCGGGCGCTGGCGCAGGCCGGGGCCGAGGTGCTGACCGTGCCCGCCGCCTTCAACGACACCACCGGCGCCGCGCATTGGAAGGTGCTGCTGCGCGCCCGCGCCATCGAGACCGGATGCTTCGTGCTGGCGCCGGCGCAATGCGGGACGCATGTCGCGCATCTGGAATCCGGGCGCCGGCCGCGCCGCAGCCACGGTCATTCGCTGGCCGTCGGTCCCTGGGGCGAGGTGCTGGCCGACGGCGGCAGCGAACCCGGCGTCACTTTCGTGACGCTTGACCGCAAGGCCGTCCTTGGGGCACGGTCCCGCATCCCGTCCCTGACGCATGACCAAGGCTTCTCCGGCCCATGA
- the grxC gene encoding glutaredoxin 3 — MAKVEIYTTPTCPYCIAAKALLRKKGVSYEETDVSGDPAGRAAMTQRAGGRRTVPQIFIDGRHVGGSDDLHALEHRGQLDGLLQA, encoded by the coding sequence ATGGCCAAGGTCGAGATCTATACCACCCCCACCTGCCCCTATTGCATCGCCGCCAAGGCGCTCCTGCGCAAGAAGGGCGTTTCTTATGAGGAAACCGATGTCAGCGGCGACCCGGCCGGGCGCGCGGCGATGACCCAGCGCGCCGGCGGCAGGCGGACGGTGCCGCAGATCTTCATCGACGGCCGCCATGTCGGCGGCAGCGACGACCTGCACGCGCTGGAGCATCGCGGCCAGCTGGACGGGCTCTTGCAGGCATGA
- a CDS encoding double zinc ribbon domain-containing protein — MKGALRLVYPPQCLSCGAPVAEEGGLCPDCWREADFIQDSCCSRCGVPLPGDGLEDAADEAAGLLVCDDCLAVQRPWLRGRAALAYRGTGRKLALMLKHSDRLDLAPVLGDWVARAAQPLVRPDMLVVPVPVHLRRLLKRKYNQAELLAQRVARAHGLAHRPQLLRRIRHTPMQDHGSVADRFANVDGALVVPARMAPLVEGRAVLLVDDVMASGATLAAAAEALRAAGAGPISVVVLARAVKDT, encoded by the coding sequence ATGAAAGGCGCATTGCGGCTGGTCTATCCGCCGCAATGCCTGTCCTGCGGCGCCCCCGTGGCCGAAGAGGGCGGACTTTGCCCGGATTGCTGGCGCGAGGCCGATTTCATCCAGGACAGCTGCTGCAGCCGCTGCGGCGTGCCCCTGCCCGGCGACGGGCTGGAGGATGCGGCGGACGAGGCCGCGGGCCTGCTGGTCTGCGACGACTGCCTGGCGGTGCAGCGGCCCTGGCTGCGCGGCCGCGCGGCGCTGGCCTATCGCGGCACCGGGCGCAAGCTGGCCCTGATGCTGAAGCACAGCGACCGGCTGGACCTGGCCCCGGTCCTGGGCGACTGGGTGGCGCGGGCGGCGCAGCCGCTGGTGCGGCCCGACATGCTGGTGGTGCCGGTGCCCGTGCATCTGCGCCGGCTGCTGAAGCGCAAATACAACCAGGCCGAGCTGCTGGCCCAGCGCGTGGCCCGCGCGCATGGTCTGGCGCATCGGCCGCAGTTGCTGCGGCGCATCCGGCACACGCCGATGCAGGACCACGGCTCGGTCGCCGACCGCTTCGCCAATGTCGACGGCGCGCTGGTCGTGCCCGCCCGCATGGCCCCGCTGGTCGAAGGGCGCGCCGTACTGCTGGTCGACGACGTGATGGCCTCGGGGGCGACGCTGGCGGCGGCGGCCGAGGCGTTGCGGGCGGCGGGTGCGGGACCGATCTCGGTCGTGGTGCTGGCGCGGGCGGTCAAGGATACCTAG